A DNA window from Drosophila pseudoobscura strain MV-25-SWS-2005 chromosome 2, UCI_Dpse_MV25, whole genome shotgun sequence contains the following coding sequences:
- the Nf1 gene encoding neurofibromin isoform X4, with product MATQKPGEWASALLARFEDQLPNRIGAYGTQARMSQDQLVACLIHISRYRFSLVISGLTKMLQRVNEAALQNRYEPERCYFESLVIILTTLERCLTNQTKDTARFEEAMNVKLLLREISQFVDVQSDSNPNAAQLKALASKVLFALSQNHFSAVFNRISARIQELTSCSEENPDYNDIELIQHIDMDMIKLTKLLQETITKFRSKRAPPLILLYSLEKAIWNWIEYHPQEFQDLQRGTNRDISTCWEPLLDFVEYFKTENKKSKTMVWPLQMLLLILNPSSLEATVNELQQSEKEKEKEKVPSKSTQSASRDKDKDFSARQFIESIKRGLGQHSPSKQVTESSAIACVKLCKASTYINITDSNNVVFKLVQYFINDLKALLFNPAKPFSRGQGYNFADIELMIDCWVSCFRISPHNIEALKVCLNLSSPQAYHFVIVCSLLRLAHIYVDFRLQNKNPFRIVNQPRLSWWPQTEVVHYRSAELRALFTDTLNKATQGYIAHTPLRYITSLTLKSKDTQKGLTRAEEGPAHKMLLLLLVRLIHADPTLLLNTQGKVAHEVQSSTLELINGLVSLVHQTTMPDVAQEAMEALLALHAPEKIEVWNPEAPINTFWDVSSQVLFSISQKLIQHQIANYTDVLKWLREILICRNTFLQRHKDYAHVGSQIAICKQAHIKMEVVFFMYLWSVDLDAVLTSLSCFGLLCEEAEICCSSDELTVGFIMPNYHIYQELAQLSTSATDTRICFFDNTHGNVLSRLTLQKRIMTLLRKIEHCVHGVQPAWEETFRNWEVSSKVLQTYPKCKGEDGQAEVFHRGMGKRRASHQSSEHDLEEQINEWANMTWFLLALGGVCLHKRCSSRQTLLQQSQNNASLGSLAQTSLYSSSTSSGHGSLHPSTVSLSTLPPAPPQDVSYCPVTQFIGQLLRLLVCSNEKIGLNIQKNVKELVGEEMSTQLYPILFDQIRAIVEKFFDQQGQVNVNVTDINTQFIEHTIYIMKSILDPKASKDPNNEQPSPSEHLGVTSIEGMMLGIVRYVRHLDMTVYAIRVKTKLCQLVEVMMKRRDDLAFRQEMKFRNKLVEYLTDWVMGTSHQIAPPSSADAAILTNTSLIFRDLDQACMEAVAALLRGLPLQPEESDRGDLMDAKSALFLKYFTLFMNLLNDCIDSSEAEKELNNTPLLPPRPRMAAGKLTALRNATIQAMSNLLGANIDSGLMHSIDLGYNPDLQTRAAFMEVLTQILQQGTEFDTLAETVLADRFEQLVQLVTMISDKGELPIAMALANVVTTSQMDELARVLVTLFDAKHLLSPLLWNMFYREVEVSDCMQTLFRGNSLGSKIMAFCFKIYGASYLQMLLEPLIRPLLDEQEETCFEVDPARLEAGEDIEQHRDNLIALTQKVFDAITNSSDRFPPQLRSMCHCLYQVLSKRFPNLLQNNIGAVGTVIFLRFINPAIVSPQELGIVDKQVHSSAKRGLMLMSKILQNIANHVEFSKEQHMLCFNDFLRDHFEAGRRFFIQIASDCETVDQTSHSMSFISDANVLALHRLLWTHQEKIGDYLSSSRDHKAVGRRPFDKMATLLAYLGPPEHKPVDSHMMFSSYARWSSIDMSSTNFEEIMVKHQMHEKEEFKTLKSMNIFYQAGTSKSGYPVFYYIARRYKIGETNGDLLIYHVILTLKPFCHSPFEVVIDFTHTCSDNRFRTEFLQKWFYVLPTVAYENVHAVYIYNCNSWVREYTKFHDRILAPLKGNRKLMFLESPNKLTDYIDAEQQKLPGATLSLDEDLKVFSNALKLSHKDTKVAIKVGPTALQITSAEKTKVLAHSVLLNDVYYASEIEEVCLVDDNQFTLSITNESGQLSFIHNDCDNIVQAIIHIRNRWELSQPDSVTVHQKIRPKDVPGTLLNMALLNLGSCDPNLRTAAYNLLCALTATFDLKIEGQLLETQGLCIPSNNTIFIKSVSEKLATNEPHLTLEFLEESIQGFQRSTIELKHLCLEYMTPWLKNLVKFCKSNDDAKKLKVSQILDKLINLTIDQKEMYPSVQAKIWGSIGQIPELIDMVLDNFLHKSITYGLGSPQVEIMADTAVALASANVQLVSKKVITRMCRVMDKSCTNPTQYLEQHMMWDDIAILGRYLLMLSFNNCLDVATSVPYLFHTITFLVCSGSLSMRASTHGLVINIIHSLCTCTNPSFSEEAQRVLRLSLDEFSLPKFYLLFGISKVKSAAVTAFRSSCRHPTDKWLGNERVTQPLPADRERLSLPSLEVITDALLEIMEACMRDVPDCEWLQTWTSLARSFAFCYNPALQPRALIVYGCISKSVTDHEVKQLLRILVKALESFNDLILIEALVMCLTRIQPLLRPESPIHRALFWVAISVLQLDEITLYGAGLALLEQNLHTLKSQGCFDKKETIAEVMMKTREKLEWHFKQLDHAVGLSFRSNFHFALVGHLIKGFRHPTPTTVSRTSRVLTMLLGIIAKPLHRDKFEVTPDSVAYLTALVAVSEEVRSRCHVKHALPRWPADLSGSVENAELSNGGVQAIGQPLSRRQKSWDILDQSALQFARQHKVPTLQERGSRSSVSNESNVLLDPEVLPDLSIQALVLTVLATLVKYSSDEGETRVLYQYLAEGSVVFPKVFPVIHSLLDQKINNILSVSHDQVVLNSVQNIIQNMLASEDPSQQQLHFLQSCGFGGLWRFAGPFTKYNMMGESSELFVNCLEAMVETCLPGDETAPVPPSPRPYNLSSSLSSLTLGSPTDKGA from the exons atgGCTACTCAAAAGCCTGGCGAGTGGGCAAGTGCTCTACTGGCGCGCTTCGAAGATCAG ctGCCGAACCGTATCGGTGCTTATGGGACACAAGCACGTATGAGCCAGGACCAACTGGTGGCATGCCTTATCCACATATCGCGCTACCGCTTCTCGCTGGTCATTTCTGGCCTAACAAAAATGCTTCAGCGCGTCAACGAGGCC GCACTACAAAACCGATACGAGCCAGAACGTTGCTATTTCGAATCTCTGGTCATCATACTGACCACCCTCGAGCGGTGTCTTACCAATCAGACCAAAGACACGGCCCGCTTTGAGGAGGCCATGAAtgtgaagctgctgctgcgtgaaATCTCACAATTTGTGGACGTGCAGAGCGACAGTAACCCGAATGCAGCCCAATTGAAGGCCCTGGCCTCCAAGGTGCTCTTTGCCCTGTCCCAAAATCACTTCTCGGCTGTTTTCAATCGCATCTCGGCAAGGATTCAGGAGCTAACATCATGCTCGGAGGAAAATCCCGATTACAATGACATCGAATTGATACAACACATCGATATGGATATGATTAAACTTACCAAGCTACTACAAG AAACCATTACAAAGTTTCGCTCAAAGCGCGCTCCACCTTTGATTTTACTTTACTCCCTGGAGAAGGCCATTTGGAACTGGATTGAGTATCACCCACAGGAGTTCCAGGACCTGCAGCGAGGCACCAATCGAGATATATCCAC TTGCTGGGAGCCACTGCTGGACTTCGTAGAGTATTTCAAGACCGAAAATAAGAAAAGCAAGACCATGGTCTGGCCCCTGcaaatgttgctgttgatATTGAATCCCTCCAGCCTGGAGGCCACCGTCAACGAGCTGCAGCAGTCGgaaaaggagaaagagaaggaaaagGTGCCTTCAAAGTCCACACAGTCTGCATCGcgggacaaggacaaggacttTTCGGCCAGGCAGTTTATCGAGAGCATCAAGCGGGGCTTGGGTCAGCATTCGCCATCGAAACAGGTCACAGAATCTTCTGCAATTGCCTGTGTAAAGCTTTGCAAAGCCTCCACGTACATCAATATCACGGACTCCAACAATGTGGTCTTCAAGCTGGTGCAATACTTCATCAACGATCTGAAAGCGTTGCTGTTTAACCCGGCCAAGCCGTTCTCCCGCGGCCAGGGTTATAACTTTGCCGACATCGAGCTAATGATCGACTGCTGGGTGTCCTGTTTCCGCATCAGTCCGCACAACATTGAGGCTCTGAAGGTGTGCCTGAATCTATCCTCGCCACAAGCCTATCATTTTGTTATTGTGTGCTCGCTGTTGAG ATTGGCCCACATCTATGTGGATTTCCGACTGCAAAACAAGAATCCCTTCCGCATTGTCAACCAGCCCCGTCTGTCCTGGTGGCCACAGACCGAAGTCGTCCACTATCGCTCTGCGGAGCTGCGTGCCTTGTTTACGGATACCCTAAATAAGGCCACCCAAGGGTACATAGCCCATACGCCATTGCGCTACATTACCTCCCTGACGCTCAAGTCCAAGGACACGCAAAAGGGGCTGACACGCGCCGAGGAGGGACCGGCCCACAAGatgctattgctgctgcttgtacgACTGATACACGCTGATCCCACGCTGCTGCTGAAT ACCCAAGGAAAAGTGGCCCATGAGGTACAAAGTTCTACTCTAGAGCTAATCAACGGTTTGGTGAGCCTAGTGCATCAAACGACAATGCCAGATGTGGCACAGGAGGCCATGGAAGCCCTGCTGGCCCTGCACGCACCAGAGAAAATAGAAGTCTGGAATCCCGAGGCACCCATCAACACATTCTGGGACGTGAGCTCTCAGGTGCTGTTCTCCATTTCGCAGAAGCTAATCCAGCACCAGATTGCCAACTATACGGATGTGCTGAAGTGGTTGCGCGAGATACTGATCTGCCGCAACACTTTCCTGCAGCGGCACAAGGACTATGCTCATGTGGGGAGCCAGATAGCCATCTGCAAGCAGGCACATATCAAAATGGAGGTGGTGTTCTTCATGTATTTGTGGAGCGTGGACTTGGATGCAGTTCTGACATCGCTCTCCTGCTTTGGGCTGCTCTGCGAGGAGGCAGAGATATGCTGCAGCTCCGACGAACTGACAGTGGGCTTCATTATGCCCAACTATCACATCTACCAGGAGCTGGCACAGTTGTCCACTT cTGCAACGGATACTCGCATTTGCTTCTTTGACAACACACATGGCAATGTGCTGAGTCGCCTCACACTCCAGAAACGCATCATGACGCTGCTGCGCAAGATCGAGCACTGTGTCCATGGCGTCCAGCCCGCCTGGGAGGAGACCTTTCGCAACTGGGAAGTGTCCAGCAAGGTCCTGCAGACCTATCCCAAATGCAAGGGCGAAGATGGCCAAGCGGAGGTCTTCCATCGGGGAATGGGAAAGCGTAGGGCGAGCCATCAGAGCTCCGAGCACGATCTGGAGGAACAAATCAACGAATGGGCAAACATGACGTGGTTCCTGTTGGCCCTGGGCGGCGTTTGCCTGCACAAACGCTGCAGCAGCCGTCAGACACTGCTGCAGCAGTCCCAGAATAATGCCTCCTTGGGCTCGTTGGCTCAGACCTCGCTGTACTCGAGCTCCACAAGCTCCGGGCATGGCTCACTGCACCCCAGCACTGTATCCCTATCGACGCTACCACCAGCCCCGCCACAGGATGTCAGCTATTGCCCCGTGACGCAGTTCATTGGACAACTGCTGCGTCTGCTGGTTTGCAGCAACGAGAAGATCGGCCTCAACATCCAGAAGAATGTGAAGGAGCTGGTGGGTGAGGAAATGTCCACCCAGCTGTATCCCATACTCTTCGATCAGATCAGGGCCATTGTGGAGAAGTTCTTCGACCAGCAGGGCCAAGTGAATGTCAATGTGACTGACATCAATACGCAGTTTATTGAGCACACGATCTACATCATGAAGTCGATACTGGATCCCAAGGCCAGCAAGGACCCAAACAACGAACAACCCTCGCCCTCGGAGCACTTGGGGGTGACGAGCATCGAGGGCATGATGCTGGGCATCGTGCGGTATGTACGCCATCTGGACATGACCGTTTATGCAATTCGAGTGAAGACAAAACTCTGCCAGCTGGTGGAGGTGATGATGAAGCGACGCGACGATCTGGCCTTCCGCCAGGAGATGAAGTTCCGCAACAAGCTGGTGGAGTACCTGACCGACTGGGTGATGGGCACATCCCATCAGATCGCACCGCCCAGCTCGGCGGATGCGGCCATTTTGACCAACACATCGCTGATCTTCCGAGACCTGGATCAGGCATGCATGGAGGCGGTGGCCGCTCTGCTCCGTGGCCTGCCACTGCAGCCCGAGGAATCGGATCGTGGGGATCTAATGGATGCCAAGAGTGCGCTCTTTTTGAAGTATTTTACGTTGTTCATGAACCTCTTGAACGACTGCATCGACAGCTCGGAGGCGGAGAAGGAGCTGAACAACACACCGTTGTTGCCGCCACGGCCACGAATGGCAGCCGGTAAACTGACGGCCCTGAGAAATGCCACCATACAGGCCATGTCGAATCTGCTGGGTGCCAACATAGACTCTGGATTAATGCATTCGATTGACCTGGGCTACAATCCCGATCTGCAGACGCGAGCCGCCTTCATGGAGGTACTCACACAAATCCTGCAGCAGGGCACAGAGTTCGACACTCTGGCCGAAACGGTGCTGGCCGATCGCTTCGAGCAGTTGGTGCAGCTGGTGACGATGATCAGCGACAAGGGAGAGCTGCCCATTGCCATGGCACTGGCCAATGTGGTTACCACTTCCCAAATGGATGAACTGGCGCGGGTTCTGGTCACCCTGTTCGATGCCAAGCACTTGCTGTCGCCCCTGCTGTGGAACATGTTCTACCGCGAGGTGGAGGTATCCGACTGCATGCAGACGCTCTTTCGTGGCAACTCTCTGGGCAGCAAGATCATGGCATTTTGCTTCAAGATCTATGGTGCCAGCTATCTGCAAATGCTGTTGGAGCCACTCATTCGTCCGCTGCTGGACGAACAGGAGGAGACCTGCTTCGAGGTGGACCCGGCCCGACTGGAGGCTGGAGAGGATATCGAACAGCATCGCGACAATTTGATAGCCCTAACGCAGAAGGTTTTTGATGCCATAACTAACTCTTCGGATCGCTTTCCACCTCAGCTGCGGTCGATGTGCCATTGCCTGTACCAGGTGCTGAGCAAACGTTTCCCGAATCTGCTGCAAAACAATATTGGGGCCGTGGGCACAGTCATCTTTCTGCGCTTCATAAACCCCGCCATAG TTTCCCCTCAGGAATTGGGCATTGTTGATAAGCAGGTCCACAGCTCGGCCAAGCGCGGTCTCATGCTGATGTCGAAGATCCTGCAGAATATTGCCAATCATGTAGAGTTCTCCAAGGAGCAGCACATGCTGTGCTTCAACGATTTCCTGCGCGATCACTTCGAGGCGGGTCGTCGTTTCTTCATACAGATAGCCTCCGATTGCGAGACCGTGGATCAGACATCGCACAGCATGAGCTTCATTTCGGATGCGAATGTTTTGGCTCTGCATCGACTGCTGTGGACGCATCAGGAGAAGATTGGCGACTATCTCTCCAGCAGTCGCGATCACAAGGCTGTGGGCAGGCGACCCTTTGATAAAATGGCCACTTTGTTGGCCTACCTCGGGCCACCAGAGCACAAGCCCGTGGATTCGCACATGATGTTCAGTTCGTACGCACGCTGGAGCTCCATCGATATGTCGTCCACGAATTTCGAGGAGATCATGGTCAAGCATCAGATGCACGAGAAGGAGGAGTTCAAGACACTCAAGTCCATGAATATATTCTACCAGGCGGGTACCAGCAAATCGGGCTATCCCGTGTTCTACTATATAGCCAGGCGATACAA GATTGGTGAGACAAACGGGGATCTACTGATCTACCATGTCATACTCACATTGAAGCCCTTCTGCCACTCTCCCTTCGAGGTGGTGATTGATTTTACACACACCTGCTCGGACAATCGCTTCCGCACAGAGTTCCTGCAGAAGTGGTTTTATGTGCTGCCGACTGTTGCCTACGAGAATGTCCATGCGGTGTACATATACAACTGCAACTCGTGGGTGCGCGAGTATACAAAGTTCCACGATCGCATTCTGGCCCCACTCAAAGGGAATCGCAAGCTCATGTTCCTGGAGTCACCGAACAAGCTCACGGACTACATTGATGccgagcagcagaagctgccgGGAGCCACACTCTCGCTGGATGAGGATCTCAAGGTGTTTAGCAATGCCCTGAAGCTGAGCCACAAGGACACCAAGGTGGCCATTAAAGTGGGCCCCACCGCACTGCAGATCACGTCGGCGGAAAAGACCAAAGTGCTGGCCCACTCGGTGCTCCTGAATGATGTCTACTATGCCTCGGAAATAGAGGAGGTGTGCCTGGTGGACGACAATCAGTTCACGCTTTCGATAACCAACGAAAGCGGCCAGTTGAGTTTCATACACAATGACTGCGACAACATTGTCCAGGCCATTATCCACATACGGAACCGCTGGGAGCTGAGCCAGCCGGATTCGGTGACAGTACACCAGAAGATCAGACCGAAGGACGTGCCGGGTACACTCCTGAATATGGCACTGCTAAATCTGGGCTCGTGCGATCCCAATCTGCGGACAGCTGCCTACAACCTGCTGTGTGCTCTGACAGCCACCTTTGACCTGAAGATTGAGGGGCAACTGCTGGAGACGCAGGGACTGTGCATACCCTCGAACAATACCATCTTCATCAAGTCGGTCAGCGAGAAACTAGCCACCAATGAGCCGCATTTGACACTGGAGTTCCTCGAAGAGTCCATCCAGGGcttccagcgcagcaccatcgaaCTGAAGCACTTGTGTTTGGAGTACATGACGCCCTGGCTGAAAAATCTGGTCAAGTTCTGCAAATCCAACGACGATGCCAAGAAGCTGAAGGTATCCCAGATCCTGGACAAGCTGATCAACCTGACCATCGACCAGAAGGAGATGTACCCATCGGTGCAGGCCAAGATCTGGGGCTCCATTGGTCAGATACCAGAGCTCATCGATATGGTTTTGGATAATTTCCTGCACAAATCGATCACGTATGGGTTGGGGTCGCCCCAGGTGGAGATTATGGCCGACACGGCGGTGGCCCTGGCCTCGGCCAACGTTCAGTTGGTGTCCAAGAAGGTGATCACGCGCATGTGTCGCGTGATGGATAAGTCGTGCACGAATCCCACTCAGTATCTGGAGCAGCACATGATGTGGGACGACATAGCCATACTGGGACGCTATCTACTAATGTTGTCCTTCAACAACTGCCTAGACGTGGCCACTTCCGTGCCATATCTATTCCACACGATCACGTTTCTGGTCTGCTCTGGATCCCTGTCGATGAGGGCCTCCACCCATGGCCTGGTGATCAATATCATTCACTCGCTGTGCACCTGCACAAATCCCTCCTTCTCGGAGGAGGCCCAGCGGGTATTGCGGCTTTCACTGGATGAGTTCTCGCTACCAAAATTTTACTTACTCTTCGGCATCAGCAAGGTCAAGTCGGCGGCAGTGACCGCCTTCCGGTCAAGCTGCCGCCATCCCACGGACAAGTGGCTCGGCAATGAGCGCGTTACGCAGCCATTGCCCGCGGATCGGGAACGACTGTCGCTGCCCTCGCTGGAGGTCATTACGGATGCCCTGCTTGAGATAATGGAGGCCTGTATGCGCGATGTCCCCGACTGCGAATGGCTGCAAACTTGGACCTCGCTGGCCCGCAGCTTTGCCTTCTGCTACAATCCGGCTCTGCAGCCGCGTGCCCTCATCGTCTATGGCTGCATCAGCAAGAGTGTGACGGATCACGAGGTGAAGCAATTGCTGCGTATTCTGGTCAAGGCTCTGGAATCGTTTAATGATCTAATCCTAATCGAGGCATTGGTCATGTGCCTGACGCGCATTCAACCACTGCTGCGACCCGAATCGCCCATCCATCGAGCCCTTTTCTGGGTGGCCATCTCAGTGCTACAGTTGGACGAGATTACCCTCTATGGAGCTGGGCTGGCACTGCTCGAACAGAACCTGCACACGCTCAAGTCTCAGGGATGTTTTGACAAGAAGGAAACCATAGCCGAGGTCATGATGAAGACTCGCGAGAAGCTCGAGTGGCACTTCAAACAGCTGGACCATGCCGTAGGACTTTCATTCCGTAGCAACTTTCACTTTGCCCTAGTCGGGCATTTGATAAAG GGCTTCCGTCATCCCACACCGACCACAGTATCGCGGACATCACGTGTTCTGACCATGCTGCTAGGCATCATAGCCAAGCCCCTGCACCGCGACAAGTTCGAGGTGACGCCCGACAGTGTGGCCTATCTGACTGCTCTTGTGGCTGTGTCCGAGGAAGTGCGCTCCCGCTGTCATGTGAAGCATGCCCTGCCACGCTGGCCGGCCGACCTCAGTGGCAGCGTGGAGAATGCGGAATTGTCTAATGGAGGAGTTCAGGCT ATTGGCCAGCCCCTGTCGCGACGACAAAAGAGTTGGGACATACTCGATCAGTCCGCCCTGCAGTTTGCCCGCCAGCACAAGGTTCCCACTCTACAG GAACGCGGCTCACGCTCTTCGGTATCCAACGAGTCGAATGTCCTACTTGATCCCGAAGTTCTACCCGATTTATCCATCCAAGCCTTGGTCCTCACTGTGCTAGCCACCTTGGTCAAGTACTCGTCGGATGAGGGAGAAACTCGCGTATTGTACCAGTATTTAGCCGAAGGATCTGTGGTCTTTCCCAAAGTGTTTCCAGTCAT CCATTCGTTGCTGGACCAAAAGATCAACAATATATTGTCAGTGTCGCACGATCAGGTTGTGCTCAACTCTGTGCAGAACATTATCCAGAATATGCTGGCCAGCGAAGATCcctcccagcagcagctgcacttCTTGCAGAGCTGCGGATTTGGCGGACTTTGGCGCTTTGCTGGTCCATTTACCAAG TACAACATGATGGGTGAATCCTCAGAGCTCTTCGTCAACTGCTTGGAAGCCATGGTTGAGACCTGCTTGCCGGGCGATGAAACTGCACCAGTACCACCCTCGCCGCGTCCCTACAACCTGAGCTCCAGCTTGAGCAGCCTTACCTTGGGGTCGCCCACGGATAAAGGTGCGTAG